From Streptomyces zhihengii, the proteins below share one genomic window:
- a CDS encoding L-threonylcarbamoyladenylate synthase gives MARRYDCNDATDRATGLREAASAVRRGELVVLPTDTVYGIGADAFTAEAVADLLDAKGRGRNMPTPVLIGSPNTLHGLVTDFSEQAWELVDAFWPGALTLVTKHQPSLQWDLGDTRGTVAIRMPLHPVAIELLTETGPMAVSSANLTGHPSPEDCDAAQEMLGDSVSVYLDGGPTPGIVPSSIVDVTGKVPVLLREGALTADELRKVVPDLEVAN, from the coding sequence ATGGCTCGGCGATACGACTGCAACGACGCTACGGACCGCGCCACCGGCCTGCGCGAAGCCGCATCGGCCGTCCGGCGCGGAGAGCTCGTCGTGCTGCCCACCGACACCGTCTACGGCATCGGTGCGGACGCCTTCACCGCGGAGGCCGTCGCCGACCTGCTGGACGCCAAGGGGCGCGGCCGCAACATGCCCACCCCCGTCCTCATCGGCTCGCCCAACACCCTGCACGGCCTGGTCACGGACTTCTCCGAGCAGGCGTGGGAGCTCGTCGACGCCTTCTGGCCGGGCGCGCTGACGCTGGTCACCAAGCACCAGCCGTCGCTCCAGTGGGACCTCGGGGACACCCGCGGCACCGTCGCGATCCGGATGCCGCTGCACCCGGTCGCCATCGAGCTGCTCACCGAGACCGGCCCGATGGCGGTCTCCAGCGCCAACCTCACGGGACACCCCTCTCCCGAGGACTGCGACGCGGCCCAGGAGATGCTCGGGGACTCGGTCTCCGTCTACCTGGACGGCGGGCCGACCCCCGGGATCGTGCCGTCCTCGATCGTCGACGTCACCGGCAAGGTGCCCGTGCTGCTGCGTGAGGGCGCCCTGACGGCCGACGAGCTGCGCAAGGTGGTACCCGACCTCGAGGTGGCCAATTGA
- the prmC gene encoding peptide chain release factor N(5)-glutamine methyltransferase, producing MNLLLAEVAQATQRLADAGVPSPRFDAEELAAFVHGVKRGELHNVKDTDFDARYWEAVARREAREPLQHITGRAFFRYLELEVGPGVFVPRPETESVVGWAIEAVRAMDVVEPLIVDLCTGSGAIALAMAQEVPRSRVHAVELSEDALKWTRRNAEGSRVTVHQGDALGALPELDGQVDLVISNPPYIPLTEWEYVAPEARDHDPQMALFSGEDGLDTIRGIERTAHRLLRPGGLVVVEHADTQGGQVPWIFSEESGWADAADHPDLNRRPRFATARKAMP from the coding sequence GTGAACCTGCTGCTTGCCGAGGTGGCCCAGGCCACCCAGCGGCTGGCCGACGCCGGCGTGCCGTCGCCGCGCTTCGACGCGGAGGAGCTCGCCGCGTTCGTGCACGGTGTGAAGCGGGGGGAGCTCCACAACGTCAAGGACACCGACTTCGACGCCCGTTACTGGGAGGCCGTCGCGCGCCGCGAGGCGCGCGAGCCGCTCCAGCACATCACCGGACGGGCGTTCTTCCGTTACCTGGAGCTCGAAGTCGGCCCCGGCGTCTTCGTGCCCCGGCCCGAGACGGAGTCCGTGGTCGGCTGGGCCATAGAGGCCGTCCGGGCCATGGACGTCGTCGAGCCGCTCATCGTCGACCTGTGCACCGGCTCCGGCGCCATCGCGCTCGCCATGGCGCAGGAGGTGCCCCGCTCGCGGGTGCACGCCGTGGAGCTGTCCGAGGACGCCCTGAAGTGGACCCGGCGCAACGCCGAGGGCTCCCGGGTCACCGTCCACCAGGGCGACGCCCTCGGGGCCCTGCCCGAGCTCGACGGACAGGTCGACCTCGTCATCTCCAACCCCCCGTACATCCCGCTCACCGAGTGGGAGTACGTCGCGCCCGAGGCGCGCGACCACGACCCGCAGATGGCGCTGTTCTCCGGCGAGGACGGCCTCGACACCATCCGCGGCATCGAGCGGACCGCGCACCGGCTGCTGAGGCCGGGCGGCCTCGTCGTCGTCGAGCACGCGGACACCCAGGGCGGCCAGGTGCCGTGGATCTTCAGCGAAGAATCCGGCTGGGCGGACGCGGCCGACCACCCCGATCTGAACAGGCGGCCGCGGTTCGCGACCGCACGCAAGGCGATGCCATGA
- the prfA gene encoding peptide chain release factor 1, which yields MFEAVEELIGEHADLEKKLADPSVHADQANARKLNKRYAELTPIVGTYRSWKQTGEDIDTARELGADDPDFAAEVKVLEKQREEITEKLRLLLVPRDPSDDKDVILEVKAGAGGDESALFAGDLLRMYLRYAERVGWKTEIIDATESELGGYKDVQVAVKTKGGQGATEPGQGVWARLKYEGGVHRVQRVPATESQGRIHTSAAGVLVTPEAEEIDVEIHANDLRIDVYRSSGPGGQSVNTTDSAVRITHLPTGIVASCQNEKSQLQNKEQAMRILRSRLLAAAQEEAEKEAADARRSQVRTVDRSEKIRTYNFPENRISDHRVGFKAYNLDQVLDGDLDAVIQACVDADSAAKLAAAQ from the coding sequence ATGTTCGAGGCGGTCGAGGAACTGATCGGCGAGCACGCCGATCTCGAGAAGAAGCTCGCCGACCCTTCGGTCCACGCCGACCAGGCGAACGCGCGCAAGCTGAACAAGCGCTACGCCGAGCTGACGCCCATCGTCGGCACGTACCGCTCCTGGAAGCAGACCGGTGAGGACATCGACACCGCCCGTGAACTGGGCGCGGACGACCCGGACTTCGCCGCCGAGGTGAAGGTGCTGGAGAAGCAGCGCGAGGAGATCACCGAGAAGCTGCGGCTGCTCCTGGTCCCGCGCGACCCCAGCGACGACAAGGACGTCATCCTCGAGGTCAAGGCCGGCGCCGGCGGCGACGAGTCCGCCCTCTTCGCGGGCGACCTGCTGCGCATGTACCTGCGGTACGCGGAGCGCGTGGGCTGGAAGACCGAGATCATCGACGCCACCGAGTCCGAACTCGGCGGCTACAAGGACGTCCAGGTCGCGGTGAAGACCAAGGGCGGCCAGGGCGCCACCGAGCCCGGCCAGGGCGTCTGGGCGCGCCTGAAGTACGAGGGCGGGGTGCACCGCGTGCAGCGGGTGCCCGCGACCGAGTCCCAGGGCCGCATCCACACCTCCGCCGCCGGTGTGCTGGTCACGCCCGAGGCCGAGGAGATCGACGTCGAGATCCACGCCAACGACCTGCGCATCGACGTCTACCGCTCCTCCGGGCCCGGCGGCCAGTCCGTCAACACCACCGACTCCGCGGTGCGCATCACCCACCTGCCGACCGGCATCGTCGCCTCCTGCCAGAACGAGAAGAGCCAGCTCCAGAACAAGGAGCAGGCGATGCGTATCCTGCGCTCCAGGCTGCTCGCCGCCGCGCAGGAGGAGGCCGAGAAGGAGGCCGCGGACGCGCGCCGCAGCCAGGTCCGCACGGTGGACCGGTCCGAGAAGATCCGGACGTACAACTTCCCGGAAAACCGGATCTCGGACCACCGGGTGGGCTTCAAGGCGTACAACTTGGACCAGGTCCTCGACGGCGACCTCGACGCGGTGATCCAGGCGTGCGTCGACGCCGACTCGGCCGCCAAGCTCGCCGCCGCGCAGTAA
- the rpmE gene encoding 50S ribosomal protein L31, with translation MKRDIHPEYVETQVSCTCGASFTTRSTIDGGTIRAEVCSECHPFYTGKQKILDTGGRVARFEARFGKAAGSKK, from the coding sequence TTGAAGCGCGACATCCACCCCGAGTACGTCGAGACCCAGGTCAGCTGCACCTGCGGCGCGTCGTTCACCACCCGCAGCACGATCGACGGCGGCACCATCCGTGCCGAGGTCTGCTCCGAGTGCCACCCGTTCTACACGGGCAAGCAGAAGATCCTCGACACCGGTGGCCGTGTGGCCCGCTTCGAGGCCCGCTTCGGCAAGGCTGCCGGCTCCAAGAAGTAG
- a CDS encoding LCP family protein — MTEQSSTKSGGRIRGGGARRKPPSAARRAWTVTAWSAAALLLAGGSGLGYVYFKVNGNLDGVDINQALGTERPKNLDDGSMDILVLGSDSRSGANSAYGKDEGGARSDTAMVVHVHQGHKKASVVSIPRDTLIERPDCTHADGSDAPGARRAMFNTAYEAGGPACAVKTVEAMSGIRMDHYLEIDFDGFKKLIDELGGVDITTTERIDDSKSHLALEPGTHTLDGEQALGLVRTRKSVGDGSDLGRIQLQQAFIKALVDQVRDVGVFGNPKKMLDLADAATKAITPDSELDSVNELTGFARSLGSLGSEDVHMVTMPVRYDPQDPNRVVPVEADAAQVWRALKQDRPIPAAALEDSAGDKGEAADVVAGASPAGNGT, encoded by the coding sequence ATGACCGAGCAGAGCAGCACGAAGAGCGGCGGCCGAATACGCGGCGGCGGCGCACGGCGGAAGCCGCCGTCCGCCGCCCGCCGGGCCTGGACGGTCACCGCCTGGTCGGCCGCGGCCCTGCTGCTCGCCGGCGGCTCCGGCCTCGGTTACGTCTACTTCAAGGTCAACGGCAACCTCGACGGCGTCGACATCAACCAGGCCCTCGGCACCGAGCGGCCCAAGAACCTCGACGACGGCTCCATGGACATCCTCGTCCTCGGCTCCGACTCCCGGTCCGGCGCCAACTCCGCCTACGGGAAGGACGAGGGCGGCGCCCGCTCCGACACCGCGATGGTCGTCCACGTCCACCAGGGCCACAAGAAGGCGTCGGTGGTGTCCATCCCGCGCGACACCCTGATCGAACGCCCCGACTGCACGCACGCCGACGGCTCCGACGCCCCCGGCGCCCGGCGGGCCATGTTCAACACCGCCTACGAGGCCGGCGGCCCGGCCTGCGCGGTCAAGACCGTCGAGGCCATGTCGGGCATCCGCATGGACCACTACCTGGAGATCGACTTCGACGGCTTCAAGAAGCTGATCGACGAACTCGGCGGTGTGGACATCACCACCACCGAGCGCATCGACGACTCCAAGAGCCACCTCGCCCTCGAACCGGGCACCCACACCCTCGACGGCGAGCAGGCCCTCGGCCTGGTGCGCACCCGCAAGAGCGTCGGCGACGGCAGCGACCTCGGCCGCATCCAGCTCCAGCAGGCGTTCATCAAGGCGCTCGTCGACCAGGTCAGGGACGTCGGTGTGTTCGGCAACCCGAAGAAGATGCTGGACCTCGCCGACGCCGCGACCAAGGCGATCACCCCGGACTCGGAACTCGACTCCGTGAACGAGCTCACCGGCTTCGCCCGCAGCCTCGGCTCGCTCGGCTCCGAGGACGTCCACATGGTCACCATGCCCGTCCGCTACGACCCCCAGGACCCCAACCGGGTCGTCCCCGTCGAGGCGGACGCCGCGCAGGTGTGGCGCGCCCTCAAGCAGGACCGGCCGATCCCGGCCGCGGCCCTGGAGGACTCCGCCGGCGACAAGGGCGAGGCGGCGGACGTGGTGGCCGGAGCGTCGCCGGCCGGGAACGGAACGTGA
- the rho gene encoding transcription termination factor Rho — protein sequence MSDTTDLMGVTADNNVDTAAPAEGAASGTTTRRRRSGTGLEGMVLAELQQVASGLGIRGTARMRKSQLIEVIKEAQAGGSSAAKPADADAPAKPKRRATSKARTGEEAAPAAEKSAKADKAEKAVAQQQIDIPGQPAGGASQPAEDQPAGERRRRRATAQAGSPESRTESRTDTAVDVKTETKPEAGTDAKAESAVAGQDGEGRRDRQDRGQRGERGERGERRDRQRDRRGKGDDQPQGGQRQQRQGGQQGQQGGGGPQDDFDDDGSGRRGRRGRYRDRRGRRGREDFAGGGEPQVSDDDVLIPVAGILDILDNYAFIRTSGYLPGPNDVYVSLAQVRKNGLRKGDHVTGAVRQPKDGERREKFNALVRLDSVNAAAPESGRGRPEFNKLTPLYPQDRLRLETDPGVLTTRIIDLVSPIGKGQRGLIVAPPKTGKTMIMQAVANAITHNNPECHLMVVLVDERPEEVTDMQRSVKGEVISSTFDRPAEDHTTVAELAIERAKRLVELGHDVVVLLDSITRLGRAYNLAAPASGRILSGGVDSTALYPPKRFFGAARNIEDGGSLTILATALVDTGSRMDEVIFEEFKGTGNMELKLDRKLADKRIFPAVDVDASGTRKEEILLGSDELAVTWKLRRVLHALDQQQAIELLLDKMKQTKSNGEFLLQIQKTTPSAGNNND from the coding sequence GTGAGCGACACCACCGATCTGATGGGCGTTACTGCCGACAACAACGTCGACACCGCCGCGCCCGCCGAAGGTGCCGCCTCCGGCACCACCACACGGCGCCGCCGCTCCGGCACCGGCCTCGAGGGCATGGTCCTGGCCGAGCTGCAGCAGGTCGCGTCCGGCCTCGGCATCAGGGGCACTGCGCGGATGCGCAAGAGCCAGCTGATCGAGGTCATCAAGGAGGCGCAGGCCGGGGGTTCCTCCGCGGCCAAGCCCGCCGACGCCGATGCCCCGGCGAAGCCGAAGCGCCGCGCCACCTCCAAGGCCCGTACGGGTGAGGAAGCCGCCCCTGCCGCGGAGAAGTCCGCCAAGGCCGACAAGGCCGAGAAGGCCGTCGCCCAGCAGCAGATCGACATTCCCGGTCAGCCCGCCGGCGGGGCCTCCCAGCCCGCGGAAGACCAGCCGGCCGGTGAGCGCCGCCGCCGCCGCGCCACCGCGCAGGCGGGCTCCCCGGAGAGCCGTACCGAGTCCCGCACCGACACCGCCGTCGACGTGAAGACCGAGACCAAGCCGGAGGCGGGTACCGACGCCAAGGCCGAGTCCGCCGTCGCCGGCCAGGACGGCGAGGGCCGCCGCGACCGCCAGGACCGCGGTCAGCGCGGCGAGCGCGGGGAGCGCGGTGAGCGCCGCGACCGTCAGCGCGACCGCCGCGGCAAGGGCGACGACCAGCCGCAGGGCGGACAGCGCCAGCAGCGCCAGGGCGGCCAGCAGGGCCAGCAGGGCGGCGGCGGTCCGCAGGACGACTTCGACGACGACGGCAGCGGCCGCCGCGGACGGCGCGGACGCTACCGCGACCGCCGCGGGCGCCGTGGCCGCGAGGACTTCGCCGGCGGCGGCGAGCCGCAGGTCTCCGACGACGACGTCCTGATCCCCGTCGCGGGCATCCTGGACATCCTCGACAACTACGCGTTCATCCGGACCTCGGGCTACCTGCCCGGCCCGAACGACGTGTACGTCTCCCTCGCCCAGGTCCGCAAGAACGGCCTGCGCAAGGGCGACCACGTCACCGGTGCCGTGCGCCAGCCGAAGGACGGCGAGCGCCGCGAGAAGTTCAACGCGCTGGTGCGCCTGGACTCCGTCAACGCCGCCGCGCCCGAATCCGGCCGCGGCCGCCCGGAGTTCAACAAGCTGACGCCGCTCTACCCGCAGGACCGGCTCCGTCTGGAGACCGACCCGGGCGTGCTGACCACGCGGATCATCGACCTCGTGTCGCCGATCGGCAAGGGCCAGCGCGGTCTGATCGTGGCCCCGCCGAAGACCGGCAAGACCATGATCATGCAGGCCGTCGCCAACGCGATCACGCACAACAACCCCGAGTGCCACCTGATGGTCGTCCTCGTCGACGAGCGTCCCGAAGAGGTGACCGACATGCAGCGGTCGGTCAAGGGCGAGGTCATCTCCTCGACCTTCGACCGTCCCGCCGAGGACCACACCACCGTCGCCGAGCTGGCCATCGAGCGCGCCAAGCGCCTCGTCGAGCTGGGTCACGACGTGGTCGTCCTGCTGGACTCGATCACCCGCCTGGGCCGCGCCTACAACCTGGCGGCGCCGGCCTCCGGCCGCATCCTGTCCGGTGGTGTCGACTCGACCGCGCTCTACCCCCCGAAGCGCTTCTTCGGTGCCGCGCGCAACATCGAGGACGGCGGCTCGCTGACCATCCTGGCCACCGCGCTGGTCGACACCGGCTCGCGCATGGACGAGGTGATCTTCGAGGAGTTCAAGGGCACCGGCAACATGGAGCTCAAGCTCGACCGCAAGCTCGCCGACAAGCGCATCTTCCCCGCGGTGGACGTCGACGCGTCCGGCACCCGCAAGGAGGAGATCCTGCTCGGCAGCGACGAGCTGGCGGTCACCTGGAAGCTGCGCCGTGTGCTGCACGCCCTCGACCAGCAGCAGGCCATCGAGCTGCTCCTGGACAAGATGAAGCAGACGAAGTCGAACGGCGAGTTCCTTCTGCAGATCCAGAAGACGACTCCGTCGGCCGGCAACAACAACGACTGA
- the thrB gene encoding homoserine kinase has protein sequence MAGPAFRAAAVRVRVPATSANLGPGFDALGLSLGLYDDVVVRVADSGLHIDIAGEGGDTLPRDENHLLVRALRTAFDLLGGQPRGLEVVCANRIPHGRGLGSSSAAICAGIVAARAVTIGGDARLDDAALLELATEIEGHPDNVAACLLGGFTLAWTEAGAARAIRMDPADSVVPVVFVPGRPVLTETARGLLPRTVPHVDAAANAGRSALLVEALTRRPELLLPATEDRLHQEYRAPAMPESIALVNRLRADGVPAVISGAGPTVLALAEDGTADKVALLAGEGWAANRLAFDAAGASVLPLSPQ, from the coding sequence ATGGCCGGTCCAGCGTTCCGCGCCGCCGCCGTCCGGGTGCGCGTCCCCGCCACCAGCGCCAATCTCGGTCCGGGCTTCGACGCCCTCGGGCTGTCGCTCGGCCTGTACGACGACGTCGTCGTGCGGGTCGCGGATTCCGGTCTGCACATCGACATCGCGGGTGAGGGTGGCGACACCCTCCCGCGCGACGAGAACCACCTGCTGGTGCGCGCCCTGCGCACGGCCTTCGACCTGCTCGGCGGACAGCCGCGCGGCCTGGAGGTCGTCTGCGCCAACCGCATCCCGCACGGCCGCGGTCTCGGCTCGTCGTCCGCCGCCATCTGCGCCGGCATCGTCGCCGCCCGCGCGGTCACGATAGGCGGCGACGCCCGTCTCGACGACGCGGCGCTGCTGGAACTGGCGACCGAGATCGAGGGTCACCCCGACAACGTGGCCGCCTGTCTCCTCGGCGGTTTCACCCTCGCCTGGACCGAGGCCGGCGCCGCCCGGGCGATCAGGATGGACCCGGCCGACTCCGTCGTTCCGGTGGTCTTCGTGCCCGGCAGGCCGGTGCTCACCGAGACGGCCCGCGGCCTGCTGCCGCGCACCGTCCCGCATGTCGACGCCGCCGCCAACGCGGGCCGCTCCGCACTCCTCGTCGAGGCTCTGACCAGGCGTCCCGAGCTGCTGCTCCCGGCCACCGAGGACCGTCTCCACCAGGAGTACCGCGCTCCCGCGATGCCCGAGAGCATCGCGCTCGTCAACCGACTGCGCGCCGACGGCGTCCCCGCGGTCATCTCCGGTGCGGGCCCCACGGTCCTCGCACTGGCCGAGGACGGCACGGCCGACAAGGTCGCGCTGCTGGCGGGCGAGGGCTGGGCCGCGAACCGGCTCGCCTTCGACGCGGCGGGGGCGAGCGTTCTGCCGCTGTCCCCGCAGTGA
- the thrC gene encoding threonine synthase, with product MTQNGTHQWRGIIEEYRDRLPVTDTTPVVTLREGGTPLVPAQVLSERTGCEVHLKVEGANPTGSFKDRGMTMAITRAKEEGAQAVICASTGNTSASAAAYAVRAGMVCAVLVPQGKIALGKMGQALVYGSRILQVDGNFDDCLNLARSLSENYPVALVNSVNPYRIEGQKTASFEIVDALGDAPDIHVLPVGNAGNITAYWKGYTEYAADGMSGRKPRMWGFQASGSAPIVRGEVVKDPSTIATAIRIGNPASWTQALAAREESGGFIDEVTDREILRAYRLLASQEGVFVEPASAASVAGLLKAAEQGKVDPGQRIVCTVTGNGLKDPDWAVAGAPQPVTVPVDADAAAERLGLA from the coding sequence ATGACCCAGAACGGCACCCACCAGTGGCGCGGCATCATCGAGGAGTACCGGGACCGCCTTCCGGTCACGGACACGACGCCGGTCGTCACGCTCCGTGAGGGTGGCACGCCGCTCGTCCCGGCGCAGGTCCTCTCCGAGCGCACGGGCTGCGAGGTGCATCTCAAGGTCGAGGGCGCCAACCCCACCGGGTCCTTCAAGGACCGCGGCATGACGATGGCGATCACCCGGGCGAAGGAGGAGGGCGCGCAGGCCGTCATCTGCGCCTCCACCGGCAACACCTCCGCCTCCGCCGCCGCGTACGCGGTGCGCGCGGGCATGGTCTGCGCGGTCCTCGTGCCGCAGGGCAAGATCGCGCTCGGCAAGATGGGTCAGGCCCTGGTCTACGGCTCGCGCATCCTGCAGGTCGACGGCAACTTCGACGACTGCCTGAACCTCGCCCGCAGCCTGTCGGAGAACTACCCGGTGGCGCTGGTCAATTCGGTCAACCCGTACCGCATCGAGGGCCAGAAGACGGCCTCCTTCGAGATCGTCGACGCCCTCGGCGACGCGCCCGACATCCATGTGCTGCCCGTCGGCAACGCCGGCAACATCACGGCGTACTGGAAGGGGTACACGGAGTACGCGGCGGACGGCATGTCCGGCCGCAAGCCCCGGATGTGGGGTTTCCAGGCGTCCGGCTCGGCGCCGATCGTGCGCGGCGAGGTCGTCAAGGACCCGTCGACGATCGCCACCGCGATCCGCATCGGCAACCCGGCGTCCTGGACGCAGGCGCTGGCCGCGCGCGAGGAGTCCGGCGGCTTCATCGACGAGGTGACGGACCGTGAGATCCTGCGCGCCTACCGTCTGTTGGCCTCGCAGGAGGGCGTCTTCGTCGAGCCCGCGTCGGCCGCCTCGGTCGCCGGTCTGCTGAAGGCGGCCGAGCAGGGCAAGGTCGACCCGGGGCAGCGGATCGTCTGCACCGTCACCGGCAACGGGCTCAAGGACCCCGACTGGGCGGTCGCCGGCGCACCGCAGCCGGTCACCGTCCCGGTCGACGCCGACGCGGCGGCCGAGCGCCTCGGTCTCGCCTGA
- a CDS encoding homoserine dehydrogenase — protein sequence MRTRPLKVALLGCGVVGSEVARLMTTHADDLAARIGAPVELAGVAVRRPQKVREGIAPELVTTDATALVSRGDIDVVVEVIGGIEPARTLITTAFEHGASVVSANKALLAEDGATLYEAAEKHGRDLYFEAAVAGAIPLIRPLRESLAGDKVNRVLGIVNGTTNFILDKMERSGAGYSEALDEATALGYAEADPTADVEGFDAAAKAAILAGIAFHTRVRLDDVHREGITEVTAADMVSAQRMGCTVKLLAICERAADGRSVTARVHPAMIPLSHPLASVREAYNAVFVEAEAAGRLMFYGPGAGGSPTASAVLGDLVAVCRNKLAEATGPGESAYTQLPVSHMGDVVTRYHISLDVADKPGVLAQVATVFAEHGVSIDTVRQQGKDGEASLVVVTHRAPDAALSGTVAALRKLDTVRGVASIMRVEGE from the coding sequence ATGCGTACGCGTCCGCTGAAGGTGGCGCTGCTGGGCTGTGGTGTGGTCGGCTCAGAGGTGGCGCGACTCATGACGACGCACGCGGACGACCTCGCCGCGCGTATCGGGGCCCCGGTGGAACTGGCCGGGGTCGCCGTGCGCCGCCCCCAGAAGGTGCGCGAGGGCATCGCGCCGGAGCTGGTCACCACCGACGCCACCGCGCTGGTCTCGCGGGGCGACATCGACGTCGTCGTCGAGGTCATCGGCGGCATCGAGCCGGCCCGCACGCTCATCACCACCGCCTTCGAGCACGGCGCGTCCGTGGTCTCCGCCAACAAGGCGCTGCTCGCCGAGGACGGCGCGACCCTCTACGAGGCCGCCGAGAAGCACGGCCGCGACCTCTACTTCGAGGCCGCCGTCGCCGGTGCCATCCCGCTGATCCGCCCGCTGCGCGAGTCCCTGGCGGGCGACAAGGTCAACCGGGTCCTCGGCATCGTCAACGGCACCACCAACTTCATCCTCGACAAGATGGAGCGCTCCGGCGCCGGCTACTCGGAGGCGCTCGACGAGGCGACCGCCCTCGGGTACGCGGAGGCCGACCCCACCGCCGACGTGGAGGGCTTCGACGCCGCCGCGAAGGCCGCGATCCTCGCCGGGATCGCCTTCCACACCCGGGTGCGCCTCGACGACGTGCACCGCGAGGGCATCACCGAGGTCACCGCCGCCGACATGGTGTCCGCGCAGCGCATGGGATGCACCGTCAAGCTGCTCGCCATCTGCGAGCGCGCGGCCGACGGGCGGTCGGTGACCGCCCGCGTGCACCCCGCGATGATTCCGCTCAGCCACCCGCTGGCCTCCGTCCGCGAGGCGTACAACGCGGTCTTCGTCGAGGCGGAGGCGGCCGGCCGGCTGATGTTCTACGGTCCCGGCGCGGGCGGTTCGCCGACCGCGTCCGCGGTCCTCGGCGACCTGGTCGCCGTGTGCCGCAACAAGCTCGCCGAGGCAACGGGGCCCGGCGAGTCCGCGTACACGCAGTTGCCCGTGAGTCACATGGGCGACGTGGTCACGCGGTACCACATCAGTCTCGACGTGGCCGACAAACCGGGCGTGCTCGCCCAGGTCGCGACGGTCTTCGCCGAGCACGGCGTTTCGATCGACACCGTCCGCCAGCAAGGCAAGGACGGCGAGGCATCGCTCGTCGTCGTCACCCACCGCGCGCCCGACGCCGCCCTCTCGGGCACGGTCGCGGCGCTGCGCAAGCTCGACACCGTGCGCGGTGTCGCGAGCATCATGCGTGTTGAAGGGGAGTAA
- the lysA gene encoding diaminopimelate decarboxylase, producing MSRSAHPAGPRHADVLPEGHWSAPPADLNTLDEKVWARTVGRNDEGIVTVGGIEVTRLAEEFGTPAYFLDETDFRARCRAWAEAFGKDADVFYAGKAFLSRAVVRWLKEEGLNLDVCSGGELATALDAGMPAERIAFHGNNKSDGEIRRAVGAGVGRIVLDSFQEIVRVAHVAQEAGVRQRVQIRVTVGVEAHTHEFIATAHEDQKFGIALAGGQAAEAVRRALRLDSLELIGIHSHIGSQIFDMAGFEVSARRVVQLLAEVRDEHGVELPEIDLGGGLGIAYTSDDDPREPHEIAKALGEIVTRECEAAGLRTPRISVEPGRAIVGPTAFTLYEVGTVKPLEGLRTYVSVDGGMSDNIRTALYDAEYSVALVSRTSDAEPMLSRVVGKHCESGDIVVKDAFLPADLAPGDLIAVPATGAYCRSMASNYNHALRPPVVAVRDGAARVIVRRETEEDLLRLDVG from the coding sequence ATGAGCCGATCCGCACACCCCGCCGGTCCCCGTCACGCGGACGTCCTGCCCGAGGGCCACTGGAGCGCGCCGCCGGCCGACCTGAACACCCTCGACGAGAAGGTGTGGGCGAGGACGGTCGGCCGCAACGACGAGGGCATCGTCACCGTCGGGGGGATCGAAGTGACGCGGCTGGCCGAGGAGTTCGGCACGCCCGCGTACTTCCTCGACGAGACGGACTTCCGGGCCCGCTGCCGCGCCTGGGCGGAGGCGTTCGGCAAGGACGCCGACGTCTTCTACGCCGGCAAGGCGTTCCTCAGCCGCGCGGTGGTGCGCTGGCTGAAGGAGGAGGGGCTCAACCTGGACGTGTGCTCCGGGGGAGAGCTGGCGACCGCCCTCGACGCCGGGATGCCGGCCGAGCGCATCGCCTTCCACGGCAACAACAAGTCGGACGGCGAGATCCGCCGCGCGGTCGGCGCCGGGGTCGGCAGGATCGTGCTCGACTCGTTCCAGGAGATCGTGCGGGTCGCGCACGTCGCCCAGGAGGCGGGCGTCCGCCAGCGGGTGCAGATCCGGGTGACGGTCGGCGTCGAGGCCCACACCCACGAGTTCATCGCCACCGCGCACGAGGACCAGAAGTTCGGCATCGCGCTGGCCGGCGGGCAGGCCGCCGAGGCGGTGCGCCGGGCGCTGCGGCTGGACAGCCTGGAGCTGATCGGCATCCACTCGCACATCGGCTCGCAGATCTTCGACATGGCCGGGTTCGAGGTGTCGGCGCGCCGGGTGGTGCAGCTGCTGGCCGAGGTGCGCGACGAGCACGGTGTGGAGCTGCCGGAGATCGACCTCGGCGGCGGCCTCGGCATCGCGTACACCTCCGACGACGACCCGCGCGAGCCGCACGAGATCGCCAAGGCGCTCGGCGAGATCGTCACCCGGGAGTGCGAGGCGGCCGGGCTGCGGACGCCGCGGATCTCGGTGGAGCCGGGCCGCGCGATCGTCGGTCCGACGGCGTTCACGCTGTACGAGGTCGGCACGGTCAAGCCGCTGGAGGGGCTGCGGACGTATGTGAGCGTCGACGGCGGGATGTCGGACAACATCCGCACCGCGCTCTACGACGCCGAGTACAGCGTGGCGCTGGTGTCGCGGACGTCCGACGCGGAGCCGATGCTCAGCCGGGTCGTCGGCAAGCACTGCGAGAGTGGTGACATCGTGGTCAAGGACGCGTTCCTGCCCGCCGACCTGGCGCCCGGCGACCTGATCGCCGTGCCGGCCACCGGCGCGTACTGCCGCTCCATGGCCAGCAACTACAACCACGCGCTCCGTCCGCCGGTGGTCGCCGTGCGGGACGGTGCGGCGCGGGTGATCGTCCGGCGCGAGACGGAGGAAGATCTCCTGCGTCTCGATGTCGGATAG